A single window of Gopherus flavomarginatus isolate rGopFla2 chromosome 15, rGopFla2.mat.asm, whole genome shotgun sequence DNA harbors:
- the MYO1H gene encoding unconventional myosin-Ih, whose amino-acid sequence MDIQKEEVGDNHSQLNMEGALVARDRVGVQDFVLLDSHTSEAAFLDNLRKRYRENLIYTYIGTLLVSVNPYKELDFYSVKQMEIYQGVNFFELPPHIYAIADNAYRVMCAEYNNHFILISGESGAGKTEASKKILQYFAVTCPTTEQLQIVRDRLLLSNPVLEAFGNAKTLRNDNSSRFGKYMDIQFDFKGAPVGGHILSYLIEKSRVVHQNNGERNFHIFYQLLEGGEDDLLRWLGLERNPQKYMYLIQGRCAKVSSINDKSDWKTVRKAFSVIDFTETDIEHLFGVIASVLHLGNIQYEEDSNGHAIITNGSQIKWISKLLGVHLSILQEALTHRKIEARSEEVLSPLNIDLAFCARDAAAKAIYGRTFTWLVNKINGSLANKDLTRKTVIGLLDIYGFEVFDTNSFEQFCINYCNEKLQQLLIEMTLKAEQEEYEMEGIEWEPIPYFNNKIICDLVEEKHKGIISILDEECLRPGEATDLSFLEKLEEKVGDHAHFLTRKLADQKTRKSIDWVDFRLLHYAGEVTYCVVGFLEKNNDLLYRNLKEVLCKSKNGIIKECFLPSELDNRRRPETVATQFKNSLASLIEILMSKEPSYIRCIKPNEGKEPGKFDDVLIRHQVKYLGLMEHLRVRRAGFAYRRKYELFLQRYKSLCPATWPHWHGPAADGVERLIKHIGYKPEEYKLGRTKIFIRFPRTLFATEDAFEYSKHLLVTRIQARYKGCLGKREYKKQKEAAIKLEACWRGALARKEAKRRMWAVETIRRFIKGFINRKNPVCPENNEFINFVQYTYLRKLRDHVPSNVLDKNWLKPPAILEETSEMLKKICMRNLVRQYCQGITAEKKAQLQQKVVASAIFRGKKDGYPQSISQPFADTRLSEKDVNPKVLQLIRGEKVKYGTRVVKYNRNGFKARERQLVLTQSAAYVVEMAKIKQKIDYATLKGVSTSNLNDGFLVIHVPEGNKQKGDVILQCEHIFETVTKLCMLANKQNAVQVVQGSLQFHISSGKAGMIAFTTGQAPQIYKAKNGHLTVVSTRTKS is encoded by the exons AAAGAAGAGGTGGGTGATAACCACAGCCAGCTGAACATGGAAGGGGCTCTGGTTGCCCGGGACAGAGTTGGGGTACAGGACTTCGTTCTTTTGGATTCCCACACCAGTGAGGCTGCTTTCTTGGACAACCTTCGCAAGCGATACAGAGAGAACCTCATCTAT ACATATATTGGTACCCTTCTAGTATCTGTGAATCCCTACAAAGAGTTGGATTTCTACTCAGTTAAACAGATGGAGATTTATCAAGGGGTCAACTTTTTTGAACTGCCACCACATAT ATATGCCATAGCTGACAATGCTTACCGGGTAATGTGTGCTGAATACAATAACCACTTCATCCTCATCTCTGGGGAGAGTGGTGCTGGGAAAACAGAAGCCTCCAAGAAGATCTTGCAGTACTTTGCCGTGACCTGCCCAACTACGGAACAGCTGCAAATAGTCCGTGATCGCTTGCTGCTCTCCAATCCAGTTCTGGAG GCTTTTGGAAACGCAAAAACTCTGCGTAATGACAACTCAAGTAGATTTGGAAAATACATGGATATCCAATTTGATTTTAAG ggAGCTCCAGTGGGAGGGCATATCCTCAGTTACCTGATTGAGAAATCCCGAGTCGTTCATCAAAACAATGGGGAACGGAATTTCCATATCTTCTACCAGttgctggagggtggggaagatgACCTGCTTCGCTGGCTAGGACTGGAGCGCAACCCGCAGAAGTACATGTATCTTATACAG GGTCGATGTGCCAAAGTGTCTTCCATTAATGACAAGAGTGACTGGAAAACAGTCCGCAAAGCCTTCTcggtcattgacttcactgaaacaGATATTGAG CATCTCTTTGGGGTCATTGCCAGTGTCCTGCACCTGGGAAATATTCAGTATGAAGAAGATAGTAACGGTCATGCCATCATCACCAACGGCAGCCAGATCAAATGGATCTCAAAG TTATTGGGTGTCCACTTATCCATTCTACAGGAAGCTCTTACACACAGAAAGATAGAAGCCAGATCAGAAGAG GTCCTAAGTCCCCTGAACATAGACTTGGCATTCTGTGCTCGGGATGCAGCAGCTAAGGCGATTTATGGACGGACTTTTACTTGGCTAGTCAACAAAATTAATGGATCTTTAGCCAACAAG GACCTCACGAGGAAAACGGTGATTGGGCTGCTTGACATCTATGGGTTTGAAGTGTTTGATACAAACAG ttttgaaCAGTTCTGCATTAATTATTGCAATgaaaagctccagcagctgctaATCGAAatgactctgaaggcagagcaggagGAATATGAGATGGAAGGCATAGAG TGGGAGCCAATTCCATATTTCAACAACAAGATAATCTGTGACTTAGTTGAAGAGAAACACAAAGGAATAATCTCCATACTG GATGAAGAATGTTTACGGCCTGGTGAAGCAACTGATTTAAGCTTCCTGGAAAAATTGGAAGAGAAAGTAGGAGATCATGCCCACTTCTTGAC CCGCAAGCTTGCAGATCAAAAGACACGAAAATCAATTGACTGGGTGGATTTCCGTCTCCTTCACTATGCAGGGGAGGTCACTTACTGTGTAGTAG GATTCCTAGAGAAGAATAACGATCTCCTGTATAGAAACCTAAAAGAG GTACTGTGCAAGTCTAAAAATGGCATAATTAAAGAATGTTTTCTTCCATCTGAGCTAGACAACAGGAGACGGCCTGAGACT GTTGCAACCCAGTTCAAAAACAGCCTGGCTAGCCTAATCGAAATCCTGATGTCCAAGGAGCCGTCTTACATCCGGTGTATTAAACCCAACGAGGGCAAAGAACCTG GAAAGTTCGATGACGTCCTGATAAGACACCAGGTGAAGTACTTGGGGTTGATGGAGCACTTGCGGGTGAGGCGTGCTGGCTTTGCATACCGGCGAAAGTATGAACTCTTCTTGCAAAG ATACAAGTCCCTGTGCCCGGCTACTTGGCCTCATTGGCACGGACCAGCAGCGGATGGTGTGGAGAGGCTCATAAAGCACATTGGGTACAAACCTGAAGAATACAAACTAGGAAG AACGAAAATATTCATTCGTTTCCCAAGGACTCTGTTTGCCACAGAAGATGCATTTGAATACAGCAAACACCTGCTAG ttacgAGAATACAGGCCAGATACAAAGGCTGCTTAGGGAAGCGAGAATACAAGAAACAGAAGGAAGCAG CTATTAAGCTTGAGGCCTGCTGGAGAGGGGCGCTGGCACGCAAAGAGGCCAAGAGAAGAATGTGGGCTGTTGAGACCATCAGAAG GTTTATAAAAGGCTTCATAAATCGAAAAAATCCTGTTTGTCCAGAAAACAATGAGTTTATAAACTTTGTGCAGTACACCTATCTCAGGAAGCTCCGAGACCACGTTCCCAGTAATGTCTTGGACAAGAACTGGCTCAAGCCTCCTGCTATCTTGGAAGAG ACCTCTGAGATGCTGAAGAAAATCTGCATGAGGAACCTAGTGCGACAATATTGTCAAGGGATTACAGCTGAGAAGAAGGCCCAG ttGCAGCAAAAAGTAGTAGCGAGTGCCATTTTCAGAGGGAAGAAGGATGGCTACCCGCAGAGCATAAGCCAGCCCTTTGCAGACACCAGGCTAA GTGAGAAAGACGTAAACCCCAAAGTACTGCAACTAATTCGTGGTGAGAAGGTCAAG TATGGGACGCGAGTTGTAAAATACAACAGGAATGGGTTTAAAGCACGAGAACGGCAACTTGTTCTGACCCAGTCAGCAGCTTATGTGGTGGAAATGGCCAAGATCAAACAGAAAATAGACTACGCGACTCTGAAAG GTGTTTCTACCAGCAATCTGAATGATGGGTTCTTGGTCATCCATGTTCCTGAGGGCAACAAACAGAAG GGAGACGTGATCCTTCAGTGTGAGCACATCTTTGAGACCGTCACAAAGCTCTGCATGCTGGCCAATAAGCAGAACGCTGTCCAAGTTGTCCAGGGAAG CCTCCAGTTTCACATCAGTTCTGGGAAAGCAGGGATGATAGCTTTCACAACTGGGCAGGCGCCTCAGATCTATAAAGCCAAAAATGGACACCTAACAGTG GTGTCAACTAGAACAAAGTCCTAA